The nucleotide sequence ttctctctacatctctccagCTCATGAATAGGTCAGCCATAGAGAACCTGCAGGTGACCCTGGCCTGTCAGGTGACTCAGAAGAACGCTCTGATTGGTGCAGTGAAGCAGGCATGTCTATGTTATTGGTCAGAGACTTTcacaggctctccagaggtaccTTACATCACTACACATATACTTTAATCCAGTGGCCGGTTTGCTGGGATCAAattacttctctttctctctccttgatTTAGGAGGTTCTTTGTTCTAGTGGCGATGCAAACTCCTTAGCTAAGCAGGGTCCCAAAATTCGTAAAGATACAAGTGAACCAAAGATAACTGGTGCAGGAACCAGGGAGAGGTGAGTTGGAGGGTCAATGATGGCCATGTTTTGTAATGATCAATATTATTACAGTTAAATATAATTATTATGTTATGTGATGTTGACTGCTGTGTTTGTTCAAGGCTGACTGAGGCGTTTGTCTCCATCCAGCTGGAGAAAGTGGGTCCACGAGATGAGATGTTGAACTCTTTCATAAAGAGGAGACAGATCATGGGTGTTGTGATGATGAACCCTGTAAGTGTCATAGAGGTCAGAGGGAGCAGGAAGCTATGTTGGATCTCAGATATGACTGTTTGATTGTTTACCTTCACGACCTTCTCTTTCACCGCAGGATGAAGTAGCAAAAATCAAGAGGAGGCTGATTATTGAGTTCTGTCGAAAGTATGTACATCTTTAGTAGAAGTTGACAATCATGATTGCCATGTTCAGACATGCTAAAGTGACGCTTCCTAGCATGACTCATTTGGAAGTGTTTATTCACAGGAGACCCGATTGTTTCATCACATTTTGGGGACTTATTTACCTGAAGTCTAACTTTCCTCCAGGTGTACCTGTAacatgtgttctgtgtttgtcaaCGTTTTCCTAGATTCAGTTTGCGTATGTCCCAGTGTTGTGTGAGAGGGCAGATTATAGGCCTGTACCACAGCCTGACCACCTTATTGGACGAGCTCCCAGACATCCGCCAGTCCCACTTCCTGATTGGCCAGGACCATGAGTTGAAAAGCGATATGGACTCAGGACTAGGTGTTCACCCTGACCCCAGGTAAAACCAGTGTGAGAGAGCGTTTTATAGCATGAAATTATAAGAATACTTACTTCAGAAAACCTTGCATATGCTGACAGAGAGAATATTTTAGGAGTGTCTCTGCGGTTGGAGGTCAGAGATTATTTTTGTTCCACTTGGTTGGACAGGAAGTTCCAGCGGCGTCCCAGGCGCCTGCTGTCAGCTGACGGCAGAATGTTCCTCAACCTGTGGTTCCTCCCCCACTACACTGAGGTTCTCCTCATGTTCAGAACCCTGGAGGACTCGGTGAGAGGTTCTAACCTGCTTTACATTATGTTAACCTACagatggacacagacagacacatgcaggGAGTAGTGGATTGAAATTAGATCTTGTGATATCAGTAAAAAACAAAACCATGGCCTTGGAATGTTTCTAAGACTCTAGAGCAGGGTTTCCTAACTGGCGGTTTTATTTGGCTGCATAAATTTTCggaggatttaaaaaaacatttgtttaatttttttattgttggacataaaaggcTGTAAAagtaatttaggaaatctgttcccaagtactcccactcataatagagagacacgtgatcgtatacaaatgtaagcaacaTCTGTTTGGGCTTactgcggtcaatttgcagtctacaaatttaTTTCTaactatgttccggccccccgaccagcCATAAAAAAATTTAAATCAGCCtttggctgaatctagttggtgATCTCTGCATAGAGCACGTTGATCTTTACCTTGAACTTGTTTACTTTTGTTGCATTACAGGCATGTAGCCGGGCTCTTCACCATAGTCTGGAGATAGTGTCTGCCCTGCATGACATCATCTATTACCTGGTCAGTTTTGCCCGACTGGGGAACCCAGGAGTCTTCAGCtccaagagaggaggaggagcaggagggggagAGCTTACAGCTGACTGGGGCGGCACTGAAGGCATCGGTATGCATTGGTTATAAAGAGACCTGTGGTTCCAATGGCTCAGTGGGTTAAATCATGGTGCAGGATTGTGAGTTTGATTTCCGCGTGGAACACATATACTATCCGTGTCACTGTCAACGTTGATAGTTCTGTGAGTCCCATTGGatgaaagcatctgctaaatgaccatgtTATTATCGTTAAGGTGCAGAGCTGTGGGAGATCCAGAAACAGGTCGACTCTCTTTGTGACCCTGGTAGCCCTGAGGCTGTGGGTCGCCTGCTGCAACTACGGAGACACGTGCTCTTCTTGCAGTACGACACCGCTGTGAGGCACCTCATCAGGTGAGTGGAGAAAGGTAGAAGAGGTTGATATATGCCATCAGTGAGTAGGTTTAGAGAAGTGTAATGGAGTATGAGTGTTCCTAGCATAAGAACCAGACCATGGTCAAATACATTGTGTCAACAACTTTCAAACGCTTGAGCTTGATTTAGCTTAATCAGTTCAATGGGACCAATGGAAACCAAAAGTGAAAACACAAAGTATTtgatatgctctctctctcgcgctctctctctctctcagagaggcGTTTCTCTCCTCTGGTAACATCGTAGCCTATCAGAGCGTGAGTGACAACATGGGACACGCCCTCCCTGCGCTGAGTGACAGCGTCAGAACCAATCACAgttctctactgtctctaccaGAGCCAATGGAGCCTCACAGCCCCCGGGTTTGTAATAAAGTTTACATTTCTAAAGCCCAGACACTGTTTGTGTTACTATCCAGAGTAAATGGGAAACACAGTATAGTTAATGCTACTTTTGATGGTTACCCACTGCTCGGGCAGGGTTGTACTCTTAGACAATTGTGAGGTCATCATGTATTTGTGCTCTCTAGGCTCAAAGGATGTACCCATGGAGAAGTTTTCTGGTGTGTCATGGATTGCACTCTGTAGACATTTGGGGCATCCCACCCATTGAGTACTGCATGCAGGTAGAGCTCTACTCTCCTTTATGATATTTCTTGTTTTTCTGTTCTTTCTAGCAAGTGATTTAGCAAATAGAGGCAACTAGAAATGATCATGATAGTGATTGTTTTAtctattttggttgaatgcattgtatgctgctctggataagagtatctaCGATGCTAAATGACTATATTGTGGGTGTTAATGGTCTTGTGCGGCTTGTAATCCAGCTGTGTCTGAGTGGGCTGGGTGACCGCAGCAGGATGGAGGCCAATGGAGCGATCCTGGGCGTGTCTCTACTAATGGAGGATGTCTTGAACAGCGGAGGGAGGGGGGCAGCACCGCTACGTCTCCATGACAACAAGGCGGGGGACTCACGTGGAAAGCCCGAGGAAGTATATTTACATACGTGTTAGAAGATCTTTTCTTTGGGGTGTGTTAAAATATATGGGTTACTAGGTACATAATTGCATTCAAAACACATGTAGGCCTAAACATGTATGTAACGTGTTTACCGCCAGAAAAAGCACCTTGTAAGCAATGCCGTGAACAGGTTTTTTGCACTGGCTGACAGTATTGTGTCTTAATACTAGGAGGATGGTAGCAGTATGGATGACAGTGTTGATGAAGAAGAGAAGGGGATCTCCTCTGGTCCCCTCCAGGACCCTCTTCAGGTGCTGTCTGTGTTGAAGGGGTTCCTGCTCCTAACCAAACAGCTGGAGGTGTTTAAGGAGAGCTGGGGAAGGCGACAGCTAGGGGTGGAACAGATCAATACCATGAAGATCCACAGGCACTTCTCAAGACTTTACAGGTTAGTTAGTATTGCCCATGAAAAAGTTTTTACTTGATGGAATATTCTGACATACCATGCAATACATTTTtcttatatatttcttaattccattattttacttttatatgtatgtgtattgttgggaattgttagatactactgcactgttggagctaggaacacaagcatttcgctacacccgcaataacatctgctaaatatgtgaccaataaaatgtgatttgaatacatgggggggggggcgggtatATCAGGCTTTGTGAACAGTGATGGATAAACAACAGTGACATTAACAAACTTTCATACAGAATTGATTGTTCATTGTTCATCAAAATCAAGTCATTTTAATCCTGCCTGTGAGATGATGTGGTCTCATCGTTAATATGTAGCTCAGTGGGTCTCATGCTTCTACATTTCAGAGCAGACATCCAGTACCCAAGTATGAGAGCCCTGGCTCAACAGATGGGTAAAGAGAAGGACTTTGAGGCTCTGCTGTCTGACAGCCAGCCTCTACTGCCTCCTGCAGGAGCTTCCGAGGTTCACATCAAGACATTCCAAGTACTGTACTACTGCAGCACACCATGATAGCTCACTCACACACCTGACCTCTATTGGAATCTTTTAACGCGGTTTagtctgaactagaagcacaagcattttgctacactcgcaataacatctgctaaccatgtgtatgtgaccaatcaaatttgatttagtTTAGGTAGAGAgtagatgtacactgagtgtacaaaacattaagaacaccttcctaatattgagttgcggcCCCCtattttaccctcagaacagcctcaatttgtcagggcatggactctacaaggtgtcgaaagtgttccatatcgaggctggcccatgttgactccaatgctttccacagttatgtcaagttggctggacatCCTTtgggtggtcccgtgtggctcagttggtagagcatggtgcttgcaacgccagggttgtgggtttgattcccattggGGACCAGtataaaaaaagtatgaaaatgtatgaactcactactgtaagtcgcactggataagagcgtttgctaaatgactaaaatgtaaaaatgggtggtggaccattcttgatacacacgggaaaccgttgagtgtgaaaaacccagcagcgttgcagttcttgacaaaaaactggtgcgcctggcacctattatcataccccgttcaaaggcacttaaatcttttgtcttgctcattcactttctgaatggcacacacacacacaatccatgtctcaatagtctcaaggcttaaaaataattatttaacctgtctcctccccttcatctacactgattgaagtggatttaacaagtgacatcaataagggatcatagctttcacctggattcacctggtcagtctgtcatagaaagagcaggtattcctaatgttttgtacactcggtgtacgtGATCCAACTGTTAACTTGAGTGTTTTATCAAAATGTACACACATAATGTCTGATGGACATAAAAGGCACCGTATTCGTGGAACAATCCCTATACCGTAGTAGTCTGGGATCCAAACTGAATCCACGCTACGTTTCACTATCGTTTCACTTCACGAAATAAAGCCGTGATTCAGGTTGATTCTACCTTTTTGCCGTTCGCGCCATTGTCTGTGCCTAACCaagtttgtaccatgtttgtgctgctaccatgttgtgctactgccatgttgtgttgctaccatgttgtgttgctgtcatgttgtgttgctaccatgttctgTTGTCGTGTTGTTTTGCTgccgtgttgtgttgttgtcttaggtctgtctttatgtagtgtcgtggtgtgtctctcttgtcatgatgtgtgttttgtcctacatttttacTTGGAATCCCAGCCCCTTTCCCCACAGGAGGCgttttgcctcttggtaggccgtcattgtaaataattatttgttcttaattaacttccctagttaaatggtcccgtgtggctcagttggtagagcatggcgcttgcaacgccagggttgtgggttcattccccacggggggaccaggatgaatatgtatgaactttccaatgtgtaagtcgctctggataagagcgtctgctaaatgacttaaatgtaaatgttaaataaaggttaaataaaacatttttaaaggttGGAACCCAGACTAGTTGAGTAGTGCTACAGACTGAGGAATAGGTTATAAATTGTGTAATGAAGATGAGGATTAACATGAACATTGGTTTCTCTGTTGACTCTATGCATGGTGGCTCAATCAGTTTCTACGGACTGAGAAATAGGTTATATCTGTAATATGGTAAACAAGATGACGAGGAACATCTCTTTGAGTCTGTGCATGGTGTCTCAGTTGCTCAGGCTGCTGGAGAGTACAGAGTGTGATATGATCCGAGCGGTACAGAGGAGGATCACAAGAGAGCTGACCCTGGTGATTTCCGAGCGGGCACGCCAAGACACAGGCCTCCCCACAGGTACACCACTCACCTCTCAGGATGTCTCACGAAGACAGTAACCAATGTTGGATCTGGATTTCTGTTGTTGttcttttaaaacattttaatatgTTTACATTTCTACATGTTACTGTTACATCATGAACAGGTTAAGCAGCTACGAGTGTGAGTCGAAAGATTCTAGCTGTAATGATTGTCTTATCACTGTTACGACTGTTCTCCAGAGTTGTGGAAGCAAGGCCCCATGAAGCACAGTCTGTCCCCAGAGAGACCTCAGTTAGTGGAGAGCTTCACCCAGCAGCTAATGGAGTGTGCTGAGCAGACGGAGGAGGGACAGGTGAGACACCCAACACAGAATGGATGGACAGGCATGACAATAGCCCTAAAACAGTTGGTAGCAGTCTGGTCCTTTTTctcagtaataaaaaaaaatggcagtCGCAGGTTCATAGGTTCCAAGCACCGAGAACATGAGAAGAGTTTAATGACAATATATATGTTATACATCTCCTGCCAGCTGACCTTCCCCACGGCCCACCTCCAGCGGTGTCTGTCCACTCTGGGCCGTTCTGTGATGGAGCGAGAACGCAGCAGCTTCCTCCTCTACTCCCAGTTCTATGAACAGATCTTACGGCAGGAGAGCCAGCTTCTCTACCGCAGAGAACAGGtatcctactctactgtacttcaGCAGTTCAGCGTATAAGATGCGCGTCAAGATATGCAATGCCTTTTTTCATTGgtaatacagtatatgtgtgaACGACTGGGATTAGACCCTCTGGGAGATACCCCTAGTGTTCCGGTGTCAGGCAAGGTTAGTTATCAGGTGAGCAGGGTTCCAAACCCGTTTGATTCCGGGGCTTTATACCGTTCATTTGCTAAACAGCACACAAACGTATCGTTAAGTTCTTGCTTCTTGACTTCTCTCTGTACAATATTTGTCCTGCAGGATGTGAAGAACCTTGAGGCGTCCCAGTCCCAGGCCATCAACCCTTACAGCGAGGTCAGTGGGCTCTGTCGTGGGATGATGTTGCAGACCACAGCCCTGCGTACCCGGGTCACCCAattggaggaggaacagagaggtCTGGAGCAGCAGATCAGCCTAAAATACAGACAACGCTATGACTCCCTGGTCCGACAACTTTTCTCCACCTGCATTCAGCTGAAGGTACGAAACGCTTTTAAAACCTATCTTTTTTTATCATAACGGTAACTATCTAAAGCCTGAAggaataatgcattatgatgttGTTAGAATCCATTTTAAGACTTGACATAAGCATGTATGAGCAACTTATAGTGTCTTAGTATCACCTCATAATGATCCTGACTAACTTTGATCCACAATAACGACACTGGTTAATTTGGAAAATACTTTGTGTTTGGTCGCATCGTACTTTTGACCACATCACTGACATGCTAAAAGCACCATAATGCACACCCTCTCGTCTTTTTACTTTATTGTTTACTTGCATGGATCACAGGCCAGGCTTGATGAGTACCACGTGCGAATGGACCAGGATGTTACTCAGCTGGTGagcaaagtgaggagagagggagtggataaCATCAtcaagctgaagaaatttggctccACTAAAGGCAATGAAGCTCTTCTTACGACACAGTCGGAGGTGAGACGATTGGGCCCAAAGTTGTTTTCGAAGCAAGTGACTGAATTGTGACTCAGCTGTTTACATAATTATTGCATTCAGGACTAACAGCTATTCTCTTCCTtaatctttcttcttcttctcctccttcagaAGCAGGCACTCCATGACCTGAGCATGGAGAACAGTCTGCTGACTGGCCTGCTGTCTAAGGTGAAGGCACTGGGCCACTGGAGACAGGTGGTTGGACAGGGCAAGTTGCACCGTAGATTGCTCAACAGCCAGCAGGTACGGTTAGGAGGATTGGAAAGGAGTGTCCCCAAAATCACACAAGTGTATTGACTTGCAATGACCGTGACATGCAGGTTGTTTTATTATTTGACCGACTCATATGGATTGCACCAGAATGGCTGTGGcttttcatgtttttttgctGCCATTTTGTGCGATTGTGACTTGTGTTGTGTCTAGAGGGAGATGTCCTGTCAGAGGGAGGCACTGAGAATGAAGATGATGTCAGAGGAGGAAGTGATCGTACTGAAGCAGGAACTGGAAGTCACTCAGCGGGCCATGACACAGTGTCAGACGGAGTACAACCGCACCAAGAGACTGCTCACCAAACAGGTAGCTAGCTATATCCTCACCCTGAATCATTCACATGCATTTCTTTTTACAACATTACAGATAACAAGTGGAATTAATCTTGACATTTTCTTCTCATTTTATATAATTGTAAATAGTGTGATATTTTCTGTCATAGCTGATTTAATAACCAGATCTAAAGATATTTGCCTGTCTGGTCTGACAGTAGAGAGATTTTTATGCCCACAGAGCACAGAGCTCCATGAGGTGAGGCATCACTCTGCTCAGGAGGTCCAGAGCAGACAGGA is from Salvelinus sp. IW2-2015 linkage group LG9, ASM291031v2, whole genome shotgun sequence and encodes:
- the LOC111968976 gene encoding coiled-coil domain-containing protein 162-like, encoding MKQGRRNSSLLWKPSPSCWSLVTIRHRLMESAAETAHLAQLYKTQALELGFDEFHLYVRPEQFEFAVQRDKAAHRPLFVTALLQDDSWMDRYTPSKFPLSIQELDENQIGKFSFYSEEAVVHLMNRSAIENLQVTLACQVTQKNALIGAVKQACLCYWSETFTGSPEEVLCSSGDANSLAKQGPKIRKDTSEPKITGAGTRERLTEAFVSIQLEKVGPRDEMLNSFIKRRQIMGVVMMNPDEVAKIKRRLIIEFCRKFSLRMSQCCVRGQIIGLYHSLTTLLDELPDIRQSHFLIGQDHELKSDMDSGLGVHPDPRKFQRRPRRLLSADGRMFLNLWFLPHYTEVLLMFRTLEDSACSRALHHSLEIVSALHDIIYYLVSFARLGNPGVFSSKRGGGAGGGELTADWGGTEGIGAELWEIQKQVDSLCDPGSPEAVGRLLQLRRHVLFLQYDTAVRHLIREAFLSSGNIVAYQSVSDNMGHALPALSDSVRTNHSSLLSLPEPMEPHSPRAQRMYPWRSFLVCHGLHSVDIWGIPPIEYCMQLCLSGLGDRSRMEANGAILGVSLLMEDVLNSGGRGAAPLRLHDNKAGDSRGKPEEEDGSSMDDSVDEEEKGISSGPLQDPLQVLSVLKGFLLLTKQLEVFKESWGRRQLGVEQINTMKIHRHFSRLYRADIQYPSMRALAQQMGKEKDFEALLSDSQPLLPPAGASEVHIKTFQLLRLLESTECDMIRAVQRRITRELTLVISERARQDTGLPTELWKQGPMKHSLSPERPQLVESFTQQLMECAEQTEEGQLTFPTAHLQRCLSTLGRSVMERERSSFLLYSQFYEQILRQESQLLYRREQDVKNLEASQSQAINPYSEVSGLCRGMMLQTTALRTRVTQLEEEQRGLEQQISLKYRQRYDSLVRQLFSTCIQLKARLDEYHVRMDQDVTQLVSKVRREGVDNIIKLKKFGSTKGNEALLTTQSEKQALHDLSMENSLLTGLLSKVKALGHWRQVVGQGKLHRRLLNSQQREMSCQREALRMKMMSEEEVIVLKQELEVTQRAMTQCQTEYNRTKRLLTKQSTELHEVRHHSAQEVQSRQELDSYHLQSLEQLREGVGDRDRQLQDLRTHLDRSSRDRQLLRQRSAKDIRQEGSGEPETM